The nucleotide window AGTTAATGCATACCCTAACCCATATCCGGCTTGGACGATACCGTTTATCAGACCTTTCATAGACGGAGGGGCGTTTTCATATGCTATCACAGTCCCTGCAGTCCATTGTGCACCCATAAATAGGCCTTGCATAGCCCTAGCAAAGAGCAATACGAAAGCGTTGGGAGAAAATGCCATTAGGGCTTGAAACGACGCATAACCAGCCGTACCTATGTTTAATACTATCTTCCTGCCTTTTATATCAGCTACCTTGCCGAATGTGTAGCCACCTATAACCCTAAAGATAAGACCTAATGCAAAAAGTAGCGTGCCTATCTCTGTATTTACTCCCAAGCATTTAGAGAGGTCATTGTATACGTAAGTAATAATCAATAGGTCATATATATTACCTGCCCAAGCAAAAACTGAGGCAACTGTTGAGTGTATCCACCTTTCCATAACCTTGTTAAGGCTAATTCAATACTTTATTTGTAGAATTATAAAAAATGTAAACCATGTTTAAATTTGTTAATGGCTAAAAACGGTCTATGGGTTAAAGATTTAACTTTGACTAGGATATTCCTCACGTGGAGATAACAAAAAGAGAGCCGTTAGCCGGTAACCTTGCCCAGTTACTATTGTTCTTTTCAATGCTCCTCGATAGTAGTAACGCGTATCTGGACTACTCGTACTCGATAACCGCACTTTGCCTACTATTAGCTGGAGGGATTATACTTATTACCGGAGTAAAACTAGATGATAAAAGGTCATATTATCTAGTTTTAATCGAATTATTCTCTATACCGGTAGTATATTTCACGATTACTTTTAACCCTCTATTTCTACTGTTTTACATCCCTTTATTCCTAGGCTTTAAATACGGTTTTAAGAGGGTTAGTCTGGTCCTCCTCTTCGGGATCCCTCTCCTGTTTCTCCCTGATAAGACTTTTTTCGGCACCGACGAGATCATGATCGGGTATTATTCAGCATATCTGTTTTTACATCACCTAAACCCGTATAATAATACGTTAACAGCTAACGTGTACCAGTTCTATCACATAAATTACGCTAAGTATATATTCGGGACTCCTTACACTACCGGGGGATTTGTGACCAATCTAGATTACCCCTCATTGTTCTTCTTGATAGAAATTCCCTCAGTAGTTTTAAAAATATCACCAAATTATACAATTCTCTTCTTTTACCTTTTAACAGGCTTATTAATGTATTTTTATACTGATAATATGACTTTTTTGTTTTTTATCTCAATATATCTACTTAATTATAATTATCTACTCTATCCTCTAGGCGGTGTAGATGATATAATCTGGGTGTTCTTTGTCCTGTTGTCGTTTACGGTAAAGGACATTAGAATAAAGGGACTTCTATATGGTTTTGCAATTTCTTACAAGCAAGACCCGTTAGTCGTCCTACCTTTCTATTTGATGAGGCTGAATGGGAGAGAGGACAGACTTAAGTTTATCCTCTATTCGGCTCTGTCTTTTTTCCTCCTCAACTCTTATTTTATCCTTTCCTCACCCGTGCTCTTCTTTCAGGACATACTTACCCCGTTAAATGGGGGTTTACTCCAAATTGGCTACGGGATAGACTTACTTTCTATCACTAACTTATATTATCTTTACCCACTATTCTTTATAATAACACCGCTTCTAATTATTATTATAGGTATTTTGTTAAATAAAGTCAAGTGGTACGGCATAGTTTACTTTGCCTTTCTTTTCTTTTACAGAGTCCTATGGAATTATCTAATTTATTGGCCCTTCTTCTCCTATATAGAACCTCAAAATAGTATTAACAAGAAAGAAAATAACACTAAAAAAGGTTCTTTTAGCAGAGAAAAGAAAAGAGACTTATCCATTATATTTATCGCAATAATATTAATATCATTTTTAGGAATATTTTTCCATTTCAATTATATCTCTTACTCTAATTCAATTAAAATAAGATTAATCAAAATATTTGAAGGAGGAAATCACATATACGGTTTTCTTCTAAATGTAACCTTTGTTGGAAAGGGAGAAATTAAGCCTTTATTCAGGATATTACTAAGTTCTCCTACTATATCTGCTAACGGTTTATTGTGGTGCTCTAACTCTACGTCACTAAGAAGCGGACAGAGCGAAATTGTATACATTTATGCGCCCTTTGAATTCTTGTATGTAAATGTTAGTGAAAATGAAATTGTGGAAATAAATGCATACTATTCAGATTACCAAGGTTTTATACAACTAAGGCTATAAAAATTGTTTTAAGGTAAATTTTTGTCTAATAATCTTACGAGTAATTTAATTATTTTAAGATAAATTGTTCTCTCTTTTAATAGTATCGAAAAATCATTTATAGTACTATATCATGAAGGCATCATGAGATAAGGTTGAACAAGGAGACGGTTACAATATTTATCCTTTTGCTTTCCTTAGGAGTCACTGCACTCAGTGTTTTCTATTATTACAATATAGGTACGTATAACTATGTAGGGAGCTATAACGGGTATCCACTTTATTGGTACACTCCGTTTCTACCTGCTGTTGTGGTCTCCATAATATCTTTCACATTAGGCATACTCCTTGTATTTACCTCACTGAACCCAAGTGAAAAAAGGCTTAAAATAAGCCTTATTTCAGTATTTGCATTACTCCTTGTAAGCCTTTTAGTAGCGAGGTTCTCTTTTGGGTTCTCGACGGAGAAAATATTACTGGAACTACCCTCGCCTACCGATGCACAGTTGATCCAACTATTAGCTTCTAAGTCGCTATTGGATGGACATAACCCTTATACCGAAAACTTCGCAAGGCAAATGCTTTCGTCTTTAGCTCCTCAGCAATACACATGGATCTTTAAGTCCGGTACTAATAATTATACACCTTCTAACATCATAGGTTTCGTCCACGTATTCGACTACCTTCCTTCTGCTGCTCTATATTACCTCCCCGCAGTAGCTCTAGGTATTCCGGCAAATATATACAATTCCATTATCTTAGCTGTAGGATCTGCTTTAATTTTTCACAGACTTAAAGGTAAAAATAAGGCGCTATTCCCCCTATTGTTGTCCTCTTTTATGTTCATATACTTCGCTCCTTTACTTCTGTACAGAAATACTGCGGGGTGGTTAATACCATTCGTTATAGCTATCCTCTTCCCTGATAACCCACTTTTAGCAGGGGCTATGCTAGCGTGGGCTTCCACATATCGTCTATACGTACTTATATTTACTATCTTTTATCTAATACTGTTGAGTAAAGAGGGGTATAACGTAAAAGACACTATAAAATACGGTCTAGTCTTTGCGCTACTACTTGATGCCCCATTCGTCCTCCTTAACCCTACCGCATTTATTAACGACAACCTGATCCCGTTCTTAGCTAATTTCAGGCCTTATGATGGAGGGCCTGGACTGGTCTCTTTAACTTACTTCGGCATAACCATAGACAAAATATTTTACTATCTAGGGCTATCAGCGTCTTTAGTTATAGGATTAGTATTATCCCTAAAATATTATCACAAGCTAAGTTACGGGATATTGACATTCCCTTTAATTTCATTTTTCTTCTATTATAGACCTTTACCTTCTTATTACCTATACTTCCTTCCTCTTATATTTCTTTCCTATATATTTATAGTAAGAAAAGGAGATATAAACATAGATTTATCTAGCAATAGTTTAGCTAGGATATCATCCTATTCTCTAGTACTGGGTCTATTATCTATCATCTACATGTATGGTGTATACACATTTGGAGTTTTATTAAACCTGGAAATAGGTCTGTCCTTATTTATTCTCTTCGCCATTACCCCACTAATTATATATTTTAGAGACTTGGTTTTTAAAATAAACAGCTGGTTTATATTTATTATAATCGTTCTTGTTTCTGTAATGATCTTAGGTTTTATCCCCTCACAGCTCCACGGTACAAACTTTGTATTAATGGGACATGGCTATATCGGAGATGCTATGCTCCTACCAAATCTTGCCTCAGAAAGTATTATTAAAGGCATTAACCCTTATACATGCAATTTCCAGCAAATAATGGCTAGAGATCCTTATTTTGGTTCTCTGTATAAAATAATCCCCTATTCCGATGTACCTATTAACCTTACTTCCATAAATGCCTCAAAAGTCTTTACACCTTATTACACTCCTAAGGGCACATACATGTATTATGGTCTACCTACAGATAACGTTACATTTTATGACTATCCTCCTATGAATGCGATATTCTTAATACCTGCACACCTCCTCCATATCCCTATAAGGCTGTGGGAACCCCTGACTTATGAAGTCGCTATTACGGCACTGTTTTTACAGCTATTGAGAAGAAAGGAATGGGAAAAATCACTAGCCTTAGTGGTAATCATATTATCCGGTTATTTCGTCTCACTCTACGGCTTTACGTTTTTGTTGGACTCAACATCTTGGATAGTTTTCATAATACTAGGTATGGCATTTTATGACATCCCCTTCGTTTTTGGACTGATGACCGGACTTGCAATAGACTCAATGCCTCAGGCGATAGTATTATTCCCGTTTCTACTGATTTACGTCTACGAAAAAATGGGTAAAGACTACTTTAAACAATACTTCTTGACGGCGGTTTTATCAGCACTTTTAATATTGTTACCGTTTGTCCTGACCTATCCAGAGTCCCTATATCTCATGTTATTTCCTGTCATTGCTAAACTGCCCATGGCCGGGATAGGGATAACGACCCTATTAGGGACTGCTGTGTACCATACTGTTTGGCCTTTGTCGTCCTTTAAGCCGATACCTTATATAACACTTGCTATAACACTTACCTTAGGTTACCTACTTAGGAAGAGACTAGGAGAAGTCTTGATAATGCTCCCCATGTATATAATTCTCACTTTTACAAGAAGTTATCCAGAGTACTTATTATACTACCCATACATAGCCTTCTTGCTGTGGATAACTATGGAAAAAATGACGAGTTATCAGGGAATAAAAATAAGCAACAACAATATTTAGCCAGCTACGGCAGTAACTTTTTCCTTCTCTCTCACTGCAAACTTGTAGTTCTTAGTAAAGAGGGACCCCAGAAGCGTTAATAACATCATGGAAAACCCGAATATCGCAATATAATTAAATGCTGTAGACGAAGGCATATATCCCATAACTAGAATTTGGTTATTAAACATCATTACAATAGGGACTTGGTATGTCTGCATTAATGCCGTGGCGACTACAGGGCCTGCAGCACCGCCTATTGTCCTTAACAGTGTATTCATACCCATACCAGTAGTCCTGTACTGGTCTGGTAGGGATAGTGCTACCATGTTAACAAGGGGGAGGATTACAGCGACGAGGCCTAACGAAGATAAGAAACCGTCTACTAACACGTCTTGGGGCGTAGTACGGTACACCATTAATAACATATATGCCAGCATAGATAATATACTACCCATTATGAGGAGGGGCTTAGGGCCTACTTTAGGCATTAGCCTACCAAATATAGGCCCGAAAATGACCATACCGAAAGCTACCGGAGACATTAAGAGGCCAGACTGTATAATTGACAGCCCTAAACCGTAAGGTTTAGGGAGTTGCGCATAGTAGACCAAAAATATGAACACTGTAAACATACCGACCCCAGAAATTAGGCCTACAATATTTGCTACGGCGAAGTTCCTGATTTTAAAGAGGTCTAGCTTAAGTAGGGGTTCCTTAACCCTCATCTCGTATCCTATAAAAGCACCGAAGAACAGGAATGAGAGGAAGAGTAACATGAGGTTTTCCGCATTACCCCACCCTAATGTAGGGCCTTCCGTAATATAGACTAGTAGCATTACTGTGCCCAGTCCTATTAGTGACGCCCCGACATAATCAACCGATTCTTTTACCCTGTGACCAGTATGCGGTAAGTACTTTAGAGATATCACAAAGAGTATAAGGGATAATATGGCTGCTGTGTGGAACGCATAGGGCCAGCCAAGGTCTTCAACCACATATGACCCTATTAAAAGGCCTAATGCAGGACCTATGCC belongs to Stygiolobus caldivivus and includes:
- a CDS encoding MFS transporter; amino-acid sequence: MDLKTRTLLILSAMLLIVNYVETMVIPALPTIENDFSISTTLAGWITSAYMIVAAATSPLMGKLADTYGKKKMYVIAIAFYIIAVFTAGFSPNIWVLIAARAIQGVGFSMFPIAIAIITDLYPREKVAFAQAILSATIGIGPALGLLIGSYVVEDLGWPYAFHTAAILSLILFVISLKYLPHTGHRVKESVDYVGASLIGLGTVMLLVYITEGPTLGWGNAENLMLLFLSFLFFGAFIGYEMRVKEPLLKLDLFKIRNFAVANIVGLISGVGMFTVFIFLVYYAQLPKPYGLGLSIIQSGLLMSPVAFGMVIFGPIFGRLMPKVGPKPLLIMGSILSMLAYMLLMVYRTTPQDVLVDGFLSSLGLVAVILPLVNMVALSLPDQYRTTGMGMNTLLRTIGGAAGPVVATALMQTYQVPIVMMFNNQILVMGYMPSSTAFNYIAIFGFSMMLLTLLGSLFTKNYKFAVREKEKVTAVAG